The following proteins are encoded in a genomic region of Bufo bufo chromosome 11, aBufBuf1.1, whole genome shotgun sequence:
- the DNAAF2 gene encoding protein kintoun, whose protein sequence is MATKLEELNVTSEELERFKAAFQDARFRELFAQYAEEISDPENRRRYEQEISEMERERGVDVQFIHPEPGHVLQTSVDGQQTCYLNVCSNPRVCKPHCVPGTDKEGRCGQHWSLPCTLTPAREELGPGGMKEAVYDVVFHPDTLRLASRNDKFRSMVDLTALDAVSQQFSVVLDTRNVRTLSEKYKGVPQAAVLRKPHPGAAPKLQDPDDPLHFPYPYDIPGEQNKTNSCHHKEGKPPCQEPTVPNYTIRHRSYVDLQDYRDARDSAPSPVPKELVITVDLPLLSSASDVNLHIEGKDLRLESQRPAYRLQLKLPYLVEEERGAAQFNKIKRQLVITVPVVQPEPTPPPISEEAEVPPSTAESDPPNPLPQDPPECPIFTCSQDATSLTLIIHVKDIDEHSITSEVSSYQCEIRFCVKRTNAPHVLFVEFLPQYNLNTNDIAVNVSGDNMVIELTKSSECFGLWKNLYFGVNSNPLQERRFIDEENVAQFLESGSRPSTIPWSTLEDQPLINVLDMTDKRTRIRLNKPELEEERYPTDGARISDVGEVTEWVSAGQSDTDGVCDTGETGEDRCQSPPLAMPSRASPTAQPLGTDNSTNEDEGLFFKEITPARELDEDDLPDGAEPTQSSAPNAAEPVLKEVEPSSGSVHVIADHRTQCAFKFENAMLFELD, encoded by the exons ATGGCGACGAAGCTGGAGGAGCTAAACGTGACCTCGGAGGAGCTGGAGCGGTTCAAAGCCGCCTTCCAAGACGCCCGGTTCCGGGAGCTTTTCGCTCAGTACGCGGAGGAGATCAGCGACCCGGAGAACCGGCGCCGCTATGAGCAGGAGATCAGCGAGATGGAGCGGGAGAGAGGCGTGGACGTGCAGTTCATCCACCCGGAGCCCGGGCACGTGCTGCAGACGAGTGTGGACGGGCAGCAGACGTGTTACCTGAACGTGTGCAGCAACCCGCGGGTGTGTAAACCGCACTGTGTGCCcgggaccgacaaggagggccggTGTGGGCAGCACTGGAGCCTGCCGTGCACCCTGACCCCTGCCAGAGAGGAGCTGGGCCCGGGGGGGATGAAGGAGGCGGTCTACGACGTGGTCTTCCACCCGGACACCCTGCGTTTGGCCTCCAGGAACGACAAGTTCCGCTCCATGGTGGATCTCACCGCCCTGGACGCCGTGTCCCAGCAGTTCAGCGTCGTCCTCGACACCAGGAACGTCCGGACGCTGAGTGAGAAATACAAGGGGGTCCCTCAGGCCGCCGTCCTGCGCAAGCCCCACCCTGGAGCGGCCCCCAAGCTTCAGGACCCTGACGACCCGCTCCACTTCCCCTATCCGTACGATATCCCCGGCGAGCAGAACAAAACAAACAGCTGCCACCACAAGGAGGGGAAGCCTCCGTGCCAGGAGCCCACCGTGCCCAACTACACCATCAGGCACCGCTCCTACGTGGACCTGCAGGACTATCGGGACGCCAGGGACTCTGCGCCCAGTCCGGTGCCCAAGGAGCTGGTGATTACCGTAGACCTGCCCCTGCTGAGCTCCGCGTCCGATGTCAACCTTCACATTGAAGGAAAGGATCTCCGCCTGGAATCCCAGAGACCGGCCTATAGACTGCAGCTGAAACTGCCGTACCTGGTGGAGGAGGAGCGGGGGGCCGCCCAGTTCAATAAGATCAAGAGGCAGCTGGTGATCACCGTGCCTGTGGTCCAGCCCGAACCAACGCCTCCCCCCATCAGCGAAGAAGCAGAAGTGCCGCCCAGCACAGCAGAAAGCGACCCCCCAAATCCCCTGCCCCAGGACCCCCCCGAATGTCCTATATTCACTTGTTCCCAGGACGCCACATCACTGACTCTCATCATCCACGTGAAGGATATTGACGAGCACAGTATCACCTCCGAAGTCAGCAGCTACCAGTGCGAGATCCGGTTTTGTGTCAAACGGACCAACGCCCCTCACGTTTTGTTTGTGGAGTTTCTGCCGCAGTATAACCTGAACACGAATGACATAGCTGTGAACGTGTCGGGGGACAACATGGTTATCGAGCTGACCAAGTCCTCCGAGTGCTTCGGCCTGTGGAAGAATCTCTACTTTGGTGTAAATAGTAATCCTCTGCAG GAAAGAAGGTTTATTGACGAGGAGAACGTAGCGCAATTCTTAGAGAGCGGATCGCGTCCTTCTACTATTCCATGGTCGACGCTAGAGGATCAGCCGCTGATAAACGTCCTCGACATGACGGACAAAAGGACCCGCATCCGGCTGAAC AAACCCGAACTGGAAGAGGAACGTTATCCGACCGACGGAGCGCGGATTTCAGATGTGGGCGAGGTGACTGAGTGGGTGAGCGCAGGCCAGTCAGACACCGACGGTGTATGCGATACTGGTGAAACGGGAGAGGACAGGTGCCAGAGTCCACCCCTGGCGATGCCATCTCGCGCCTCGCCCACTGCGCAGCCGCTGGGCACAGATAACTCCACTAATGAGGACGAGGGTCTCTTCTTCAAAGAGATTACACCCGCCAGAGAACTCGATGAAGATGATTTGCCGGATGGTGCGGAGCCCACACAGAGCTCTGCACCCAACGCGGCAGAGCCGGTCCTAAAGGAAGTCGAGCCCTCCAGTGGCTCCGTCCACGTCATCGCAGACCACAGAACGCAATGCGCCTTCAAGTTTGAGAACGCCATGTTGTTTGAGCTGGACTGA